Proteins found in one Macrobrachium nipponense isolate FS-2020 chromosome 4, ASM1510439v2, whole genome shotgun sequence genomic segment:
- the LOC135211633 gene encoding GATA zinc finger domain-containing protein 14-like, which yields MKASLVLFAVTVATAQPQFNERREFNTAVRLAGPGFFQQGGSLASRSSFNNNSNQQRQSFSTSGNNNFQDQNNNFQSASFGSDRNLGSAQSFQNNNQFQSGQSQQNQQNTFASNSLQQNRGNQFQSTNTDNNFPQNQFQNSQAQQNSQNQLQTSFERDNSRNRITLLENVQLTPSTRFQTTSGQQPSGIAFLQSNRNQQNSGDQFQGSNSASNFRSNDNNRFSTGSQSQSSAQFRSGSSSSSEFDGVFEPLNLPSGASAILGSISTSFSCVERPYGYYADQDNSCRVFHICNPYLFSDGEVQTYQYSFMCGEGTIFDQNEMTCKAEYDATPCQEAQNFYFRNEEFGLPEEKSL from the exons ATGAAGGCCTCCCTTGTCT TGTTTGCTGTTACCGTTGCAACTGCACAGCCGCAGTTCAACGAGAGGCGTGAATTCAACACAGCCGTCCGACTTGCTGGTCCTGGATTCTTCCAGCAAGGAGGTTCTTTAGCCAGTCGATCATCCTTTAACAATAACTCCAACCAACAGCGACAGTCTTTCTCCACCTCTGGAAACAACAACTTCCAGGACCAAAACAATAACTTCCAGTCTGCCTCTTTTGGCAGTGACAGGAATTTAGGTAGTGCTCAGTCTTTCCAGAACAACAACCAGTTCCAGAGTGGTCAGTCTcagcaaaatcaacaaaatacttTTGCTTCGAATTCCCTCCAGCAGAATAGAGGAAACCAATTCCAGTCTACCAACACCGACAATAATTTCCCCCAGAACCAATTCCAGAATTCTCAGGCACAGCAAAATTCCCAGAACCAGTTGCAGACATCCTTTGAAAGGGACAATTCCAGGAACAGAATCACATTGCTGGAAAATGTTCAGCTAACTCCATCTACTCGCTTCCAGACTACTTCTGGACAGCAGCCATCTGGAATAGCTTTTTTGCAGTCTAACAGAAACCAGCAGAACTCAGGTGACCAATTCCAGGGGTCAAACTCTGCAAGCAACTTCCGTTCTAATGACAACAACAGATTCTCCACTGGAAGTCAGTCTCAGTCCAGTGCTCAGTTCAGATCAGGTTCCTCTTCCTCCAGTGAATTCGACGGTGTTTTCGAACCCCTGAACCTCCCCTCGGGAGCTAGTGCCATCCTCGGAAGCATCTCCACTTCCTTCAGCTGCGTCGAGAGGCCTTATGGCTACTATGCTGACCAAGACAACTCCTGCCGTGTCTTCCACATCTGCAATCCTTATCTCTTCTCTGATGGAGAAGTTCAGACTTATCAGTACAG CTTCATGTGCGGCGAGGGCACCATCTTTGACCAGAACGAGATGACCTGCAAGGCAGAGTACGATGCAACACCGTGCCAGGAAGCCCAGAACTTCTATTTCAGGAACGAAGAATTCGGTCTCCCTGAAGAGAAATCTCTCTAA
- the LOC135211634 gene encoding uncharacterized protein DDB_G0292186-like has product MKTSVLFLAVALATAQQFNQRREFSNTAVRLAGPGFFQQGGSFATRSSFDNSNNFDQQRRSFSTSGNNNFQNQNNNFQFTSSNNDGNFGSSQSFQDNNQFQSGIASFQRNQQNRFTSLDSRDQNQFQNRQFQQNQQNTFSSNDFQQNRNNQFQSFPQNRFQDSFDQQNSQNQFQTSFDRDNSRNRITLQENVQLTPSTRFQSTSGQQSSGISFQANRNQQNTGNQFQQSNFNQRNFESNFRFNDNNRFSTGSQSQSRAQFRSGSSSSEFNGELGGVFEPLNLPSGASAVLGSISTSFSCADRPYGYYADEQNSCRVFHVCNPYLFSDGQVQTYQYSFMCGEGTIFDQNELTCKAEYEATPCQEAQNFYFRNEQFGRPEEKSF; this is encoded by the exons ATGAAGACGTCAGTTTTGT TCCTAGCAGTTGCTCTTGCAACTGCACAGCAGTTCAACCAGAGACGTGAATTCAGCAACACAGCTGTCAGACTTGCTGGTCCTGGATTCTTCCAGCAAGGAGGATCTTTCGCTACTCGTTCCTCCTTTGATAACAGCAACAACTTCGATCAGCAACGAAGATCTTTCTCCACTTCTGGCAACAACAACTTCCAGAATCAGAACAATAACTTCCAGTTTACCTCTTCTAACAATGACGGAAACTTCGGCTCATCCCAGTCCTTCCAGGACAATAACCAGTTCCAGTCTGGAATAGCTTCATTCCAGAGGAACCAACAGAACAGATTCACTTCATTGGATTCCAGAGACCAGAATCAGTTCCAGAATCGTCAGTTCCAGCAAAATCAACAGAACACATTTTCCTCCAATGATTTCCAGCAAAATAGGAATAACCAATTCCAGTCTTTCCCCCAGAACCGATTCCAGGACTCTTTTGACCAGCAAAATTCTCAAAACCAGTTCCAGACATCTTTTGACAGAGATAACTCTAGGAATAGAATCACATTGCAGGAAAATGTTCAGTTAACCCCATCTACTCGTTTCCAGAGTACCTCTGgacagcagtcttctggaatCTCTTTCCAGGCTAACAGGAACCAGCAGAACACTGGTAACCAATTCCAGCAGTCTAACTTTAACCAGAGGAACTTTGAAAGCAACTTCCGTTTTAACGACAACAACAGATTCTCCACTGGAAGTCAGTCTCAGTCCCGTGCTCAGTTCAGATCCGGTTCCTCTTCCAGCGAATTTAATGGAGAACTCGGCGGTGTTTTCGAACCCCTGAACCTTCCCTCTGGTGCCAGTGCCGTCCTCGGAAGCATCTCTACTTCCTTCAGCTGTGCTGACAGACCCTATGGCTATTACGCTGACGAGCAGAACTCCTGCCGTGTCTTCCACGTCTGCAACCCTTATCTCTTCTCTGATGGACAAGTCCAGACTTATCAGTACAG CTTCATGTGTGGTGAAGGTACCATCTTCGACCAAAACGAGTTGACCTGCAAGGCCGAATACGAAGCCACCCCTTGCCAGGAGGCCCAGAACTTCTACTTCAGGAACGAACAGTTCGGTCGACCAGAGGAAAAATCTTTCTAA